In Caproiciproducens sp. NJN-50, the following are encoded in one genomic region:
- the rhaB gene encoding rhamnulokinase, translating into MKKYYLAVDIGASSGRHVLACLDHGKFRLEEIYRFPNSLKNQDGAFCWDLGLLYREILNGLKRCRETGKIPSSMGIDTWAVDFVLLDRGGNILGQSVSYRDDRTKGMDQIVDRKISPEELYERTGIQKQLFNTIYQLMSIREKHPEQMESAKNFLMIPDYFNFLLTGVKLAEYTNATTTQLVNVATKTWDSDLIRLLGYKPSLFPPVSLPGTTVGLLSRQVREEVGFDLKVVQVASHDTASAIVAVPAKEKSFLYLSSGTWSLVGIENREPLCTGESREANLTNEGGYADRFLLLKNVMGLWMIQSIRREWDGQISFSRICEEAEKEKDFPSRIDVNDGRFFAPESMISQIRECCRETGQRVPQTIGEIASVIYNSLAENYEEAVSALERAAGEKYHSIYIVGGGSQDHYLNQLTSDGSGLAVYAGPTEATAIGNIIVQMIKERELSGLEQAREIVSRSFPVQPFRPRSKIREGKL; encoded by the coding sequence TTGAAAAAGTACTATTTGGCCGTTGACATCGGCGCTTCCAGCGGCAGGCATGTGCTTGCATGCCTGGACCACGGAAAATTCCGGCTGGAGGAAATCTACCGGTTTCCCAACAGCCTTAAAAATCAGGACGGGGCCTTTTGCTGGGATCTGGGACTTTTGTATCGGGAAATTTTAAACGGGTTGAAAAGGTGCCGGGAGACCGGGAAAATTCCTTCCTCCATGGGGATCGACACATGGGCGGTGGACTTTGTGCTGCTGGACCGCGGCGGAAATATTCTCGGACAAAGCGTGAGCTACCGGGACGACAGAACGAAAGGCATGGATCAGATCGTCGACCGAAAAATATCCCCGGAAGAGCTGTATGAGAGGACCGGAATACAAAAGCAGCTTTTCAACACCATTTATCAGTTGATGTCGATCCGGGAAAAGCATCCCGAGCAAATGGAAAGCGCGAAAAATTTCCTGATGATTCCGGATTACTTCAATTTTCTGCTCACCGGCGTGAAGCTGGCGGAATATACCAACGCTACCACGACCCAACTGGTCAATGTTGCGACAAAAACGTGGGACAGCGATCTGATTCGTTTGCTTGGGTACAAGCCGTCTCTGTTCCCGCCGGTTTCTCTGCCGGGAACAACAGTCGGCCTTCTTTCACGGCAAGTGCGGGAAGAAGTAGGCTTCGACCTGAAGGTGGTTCAGGTCGCATCGCATGATACTGCTTCCGCAATTGTGGCGGTGCCGGCAAAGGAGAAAAGCTTTCTTTATCTCAGCTCCGGCACGTGGTCGCTCGTCGGGATTGAAAATCGGGAACCCTTATGTACCGGCGAAAGCAGGGAAGCGAACCTGACGAATGAAGGAGGCTACGCGGATCGCTTTTTGTTGCTGAAAAATGTGATGGGCCTTTGGATGATTCAATCGATCAGACGCGAATGGGACGGCCAAATTTCCTTTTCCCGGATCTGTGAGGAGGCGGAAAAGGAAAAAGATTTTCCCTCAAGGATTGATGTCAACGACGGACGTTTTTTTGCTCCGGAAAGCATGATCTCCCAAATTCGCGAATGCTGCAGGGAAACAGGGCAGCGGGTTCCGCAAACGATAGGGGAAATAGCGTCGGTCATCTATAACAGCCTTGCCGAAAACTATGAGGAAGCGGTCTCCGCGCTTGAAAGGGCTGCCGGAGAAAAATATCATTCCATTTATATTGTGGGCGGCGGTTCTCAGGACCATTACTTGAACCAGCTTACGTCAGACGGATCCGGTCTGGCCGTTTATGCCGGTCCGACGGAAGCCACCGCGATCGGCAATATTATTGTGCAGATGATAAAAGAGAGAGAGCTCTCCGGTCTGGAACAGGCGAGGGAGATCGTATCCCGTTCCTTTCCCGTTCAGCCGTTCAGGCCGCGATCAAAGATCAGAGAAGGGAAACTGTGA